From one Sesamum indicum cultivar Zhongzhi No. 13 linkage group LG13, S_indicum_v1.0, whole genome shotgun sequence genomic stretch:
- the LOC105176412 gene encoding GLABRA2 expression modulator yields the protein MEQPSKKISKEENAEEMKAVPLESDYKDPSPPRGPDPDPKPDGGALKPGDNADINNTRGGGTNGDLKERSIESGVEENSIESGAEGLKTKKSVRWSEELVMESPVPRDSNRGSSNPYVNYSPAPAANPSSFNFKETMGSVKNVLGRWGKKVGEATRKAEDLAGNTWQHLKTSPSLADAALGRIAQGTKVLAEGGYEKIFRQTFETVPEEKLINSFACYLSTSAGPVMGVLYVSTAKLAFCSDNPLSYQSGDKTEWSYYKVVIPLHQLKAVNPSTSRTNSAEKYIQVISVDNHEFWYMGFLNYSSAVECLQQALQARDLQSV from the exons ATGGAGCAGCCGTCGAAGAAGATCAGTAAGGAAGAGAACGCTGAAGAAATGAAAGCAGTACCATTGGAGTCGGATTACAAAGATCCGAGCCCGCCTCGTGGACCCGACCCTGACCCGAAGCCTGATGGCGGTGCATTAAAGCCAGGGGATAATGCCGATATTAATAATACTCGTGGTGGTGGCACTAATGGAGATTTAAAGGAGAGGAGTATCGAATCGGGGGTGGAGGAGAATAGTATTGAATCGGGGGCGGAGGGTTTGAAGACGAAAAAATCGGTGAGGTGGAGCGAGGAGTTGGTGATGGAGTCGCCGGTTCCAAGGGATTCGAATCGCGGATCCAGCAATCCCTACGTCAATTACTCGCCCGCGCCCGCCGCCAATCCCTCGTCTTTCAATTTCAAAG AAACTATGGGTAGTGTGAAGAATGTGCTTGGAAGATGGGGGAAGAAGGTGGGAGAAGCAACTAGAAAGGCTGAGGATCTTGCTGGGAACACTTGGCAGCACT TGAAGACAAGCCCTAGTCTGGCGGATGCTGCCCTTGGAAGAATTGCTCAGGGAACCAAGGTTCTAGCTGAAGGTggttatgaaaaaatttttcGGCAAACATTTGAGACAGTTCCAGAGGAGAAGCTGATAAATTCATTTGCATGTTACTTATCTACATCTGCTGGTCCAGTCATGGGGGTTTTGTATGTCTCTACTGCAAAGCTTGCATTTTGTAGTGATAACCCGCTATCATACCAATCTGGTGATAAGACTGAATGGAGCTATTATAAG GTTGTCATCCCATTGCATCAACTAAAAGCTGTCAACCCTTCAACAAGTAGAACCAACTCAGCGGAAAAATACATCCAGGTGATATCGGTTGATAACCATGAATTTTGGTATATGGGCTTCTTAAATTACAGCAGTGCAGTAGAATGCCTGCAACAGGCCTTACAAGCTCGGGACTTGCAATCGGTATAA
- the LOC105176413 gene encoding esterase AGAP003155 isoform X1 yields MENEIRRKPRILCLHSFRTSGRIFQMMISRWPENVTGELDLVFADAPFPAEGKSDVEGIYDPPYFEWFKSDKEFKEFYDFEKCLNYLEDFMLTHGPFDGVLGFSQGATLAAALPGMQKEGVALSKVPTIKFLIIISGGKFGGAKFGLPKLAARAFSSPVNCPSLHIIGELDFLRDESKALMRSFVDPVVIKHAKGHCVPRLTGEDADKMLQFITKYHCMKSRI; encoded by the exons ATGGAAAATGAAATCCGAAGGAAGCCGAGAATCCTCTGCCTCCACAGCTTCAGAACTAGCGGCAGAATCTTCCAGATGATGATATCACGGTGGCCGGAAAATGTCACCGGCGAGTTGGATTTAGTGTTCGCGGACGCACCTTTCCCCGCTGAGGGCAAGTCTGATGTTGAAGGGATCTATGATCCTCCGTACTTCGAGTGGTTCAAATCCGACAAG GAATTCAAGGAATTCTACGATTTCGAAAAGTGCTTGAATTACCTTGAAGATTTCATGTTGACGCATGGACCATTCGATGGTGTGCTAGGTTTCTCCCAG ggtGCGACTTTGGCAGCAGCATTGCCTGGAATGCAGAAGGAAGGAGTGGCACTTAGCAAAGTTCCTACGATAAAGTTCTTGATAATAATATCTGGTGGGAAATTTGGAGGTGCCAAGTTCGGGCTGCCCAAACTTGCTGCCAGGGCATTTTCTTCTCCGGTCAACTGCCCGTCCCTTCACATaatag GTGAGCTTGACTTCTTGAGGGATGAGAGTAAAGCTTTAATGAGGTCTTTTGTGGATCCAGTTGTAATTAAGCATGCCAAAGGACACTGTGTGCCAAGACTGA CTGGAGAAGACGCTGACAAGATGCTCCAATTCATCACAAAATACCATTGCATGAAGAGTCGAATTTGA
- the LOC105176413 gene encoding esterase GA18864 isoform X2 gives MENEIRRKPRILCLHSFRTSGRIFQMMISRWPENVTGELDLVFADAPFPAEGKSDVEGIYDPPYFEWFKSDKEFKEFYDFEKCLNYLEDFMLTHGPFDGVLGFSQGATLAAALPGMQKEGVALSKVPTIKFLIIISGGKFGGAKFGLPKLAARAFSSPVNCPSLHIIAGEDADKMLQFITKYHCMKSRI, from the exons ATGGAAAATGAAATCCGAAGGAAGCCGAGAATCCTCTGCCTCCACAGCTTCAGAACTAGCGGCAGAATCTTCCAGATGATGATATCACGGTGGCCGGAAAATGTCACCGGCGAGTTGGATTTAGTGTTCGCGGACGCACCTTTCCCCGCTGAGGGCAAGTCTGATGTTGAAGGGATCTATGATCCTCCGTACTTCGAGTGGTTCAAATCCGACAAG GAATTCAAGGAATTCTACGATTTCGAAAAGTGCTTGAATTACCTTGAAGATTTCATGTTGACGCATGGACCATTCGATGGTGTGCTAGGTTTCTCCCAG ggtGCGACTTTGGCAGCAGCATTGCCTGGAATGCAGAAGGAAGGAGTGGCACTTAGCAAAGTTCCTACGATAAAGTTCTTGATAATAATATCTGGTGGGAAATTTGGAGGTGCCAAGTTCGGGCTGCCCAAACTTGCTGCCAGGGCATTTTCTTCTCCGGTCAACTGCCCGTCCCTTCACATaatag CTGGAGAAGACGCTGACAAGATGCTCCAATTCATCACAAAATACCATTGCATGAAGAGTCGAATTTGA
- the LOC105176425 gene encoding classical arabinogalactan protein 2-like — protein sequence MASPSGLKLLLLLALLATSCMAQAPSGAPTVSPTASPTPAPVAPPTHSPSPTPTPSSNAPTPGPVTAPTPSPTAGEPSLAPTPTASGVPSLAPTPGAASPTATSPTADQTPADGTNNGSAITFDAGAEAQGSLTGVAVAEHAPIVSHLLFADDALVFFEVHKAQLEAV from the exons ATGGCTTCTCCATCAGGGCTTAAGCTTCTCCTCCTCTTAGCGCTGCTGGCCACCTCATGCATGGCCCAAGCACCATCAGGTGCACCAACGGTCTCTCCCACCGCCTCTCCGACGCCAGCACCTGTGGCGCCGCCCACCCACAGCCCATCTCCAACGCCAACTCCATCCTCCAACGCCCCAACGCCAGGCCCCGTCACCGCCCCTACCCCATCACCCACCGCCGGAGAGCCCTCCCTCGCTCCAACCCCCACCGCCTCCGGAGTGCCATCCCTCGCCCCAACACCAGGCGCCGCTTCACCAACTGCAACGTCCCCCACGGCCGATCAGACACCAGCCGACGGTACAAATAACGG AAGCGCTATCACATTTGATGCAGGAGCAGAAGCGCAAGGGAGTTTAACGGGGGTAGCAGTGGCAGAGCATGCACCAATTGTGTCCCATTTGTTGTTTGCTGACGACGCATTGGTGTTTTTTGAGGTTCACAAGGCCCAACTAGAGGCGGTTTGA